A stretch of Porites lutea chromosome 5, jaPorLute2.1, whole genome shotgun sequence DNA encodes these proteins:
- the LOC140939018 gene encoding galanin receptor type 1-like, producing MILSTLDSLDLVLLPGYAIVVVAGLIGNSLILTVVKNKRYMHTTTNFLLANLAFADLLTLLWCIPGVALQYSRHPDGILGDIFCKFITMNHLAGISLLVAGLTLTLVSVERYNALLNPLNASVRLNKENVRYPVVIMWIFGFIYVLPLFVVERFDEVRGQCVFHWQKASSTVYWSLLAMIVVIAFFVVCFCYFNIIRGLYFTKKICAETSTLSSQAAEEIQAKRKIAKLSITITIIFIACFFPYVTATVLDASLRSSFYRISFFLVYCSCCVNPICYAFQSSNYRTAFKETIKRKSSTHQNEQAV from the coding sequence ATGATACTATCCACTCTCGATTCTTTGGATTTAGTCTTGTTACCCGGCTACGCAATTGTTGTGGTTGCTGGGCTGATTGGAAATTCCCTTATTTTAACAGTTGTGAAGAATAAGCGTTATATGCACACAACCACGAACTTTCTGCTCGCCAATCTTGCTTTCGCAGACTTGTTAACCTTGTTATGGTGTATCCCTGGAGTCGCATTACAATATTCTAGGCACCCAGACGGTATTCTCGGTGACATCTTTTGCAAATTTATTACCATGAATCATCTGGCTGGAATATCGCTTCTTGTCGCCGGTCTTACGTTAACTTTAGTTTCTGTCGAGCGATATAACGCTCTCTTGAATCCTCTGAATGCCAGCGTAAGACTCAACAAAGAAAACGTGCGATATCCGGTCGTCATCATGTGGATATTTGGCTTCATCTATGTGTTGCCACTCTTTGTAGTTGAACGGTTTGACGAGGTACGCGGTCAATGTGTGTTCCATTGGCAAAAAGCATCTTCTACTGTATACTGGTCGTTACTTGCAATGATCGTAGTTATTGCGTTTTTCGTTGTTTGCTTCTGCTATTTCAATATCATCAGAGGACTATACTTTACAAAGAAAATCTGCGCAGAAACCTCAACACTATCTTCACAAGCCGCTGAAGAAATCCAGGCAAAGAGAAAAATTGCCAAACTTTCCATTACCATAACTATTATCTTTATCGCCTGTTTTTTTCCTTATGTTACGGCAACTGTCTTGGATGCCTCGTTAAGAAGTTCATTTTATAGAATTTCGTTCTTTTTGgtttactgtagttgctgtgtAAATCCTATATGTTACGCATTTCAAAGCTCAAACTACAGAACTGCTTtcaaggaaaccattaaaagaAAATCCAGTACACATCAAAATGAGCAAGCAGTGTAG